The Paenibacillus spongiae nucleotide sequence ACATTCAGTCCGTTATACAGCCTATTCAGGGATTTTACGAGTGTAGCGGACATGAGAGCCCTTATATAAGCCAGAACACGCCAAAATGGAAGAATCTAATGCGAATAACGGATCTGATGTCCGCAACCAGTGGAAATCGGACGATATTCGGCGAATAACGGATCTGATGTCCGCAACCAGTGGAAATCAGACGATATTCGGCGAATAGCGGATCCTGTGTCCAGAACTAGCTCCGACGCTCGAAATGGCATCGTGTTTAGTTTAGTGCTAACATGCTGACTTTAGAGGCTGGAGAACGGTAGCATAAAGCCGTTCGACGGAAAGCTCCGTATCGACACCGCGCTTAAGAGAGTAGGTGGCACCATCCGTTGAAGCTGCCGCATCCGATCAAAGGTCAGGGCCCATATGACGAGGTGTAGAATAGAAAAAGAAGAGAATAAGAAAGATTCAGATTGCATATTCATAGGGGACATAGTAAACTTCAGGTTAAGCGCTTCACTTATGGGAGCGCCATATATTTGTCTTAAGGTTAAGCGCTTTACCTATCTTGTCAAACGGAAGGAGAAAACGCTTGTATGAATACCGTTCGTTTAACGATGGCTCAAGCTTTGCTTCGATTTCTGGACAATCAGTTTATTTCGATGGACGGGAAGAAAACAAAGTTCGTGAAGGGCGTTATGGGCATATTCGGTCACGGCAACGTAACCGGGATCGGGGAGGCCTTGGAGCGGAGCCCGGGCTCATTGACTTACATTCAAGGCAAGAATGAGCAAGGAATGGTTCACGCTGCGACCGCCTTCGCCAAGCAGTCGAACCGGAAACAAATCTATGCCTGCACGTCCTCCATCGGTCCCGGCGCTTTGAATATGGTGACGGCAGCGGCAACCGCAACGGTAAACCGGATTCCGGTCTTGCTGCTACCTGGAGACAATTTTGCGTCTAGGCAGCCCGATCCTGTCCTGCAGCAGCTGGAATCGGTGACGGATTATACGGTGTCGGCGACCGATCCGTTCAAGCAGGTCAGCCGCTACTGGGACCGTATCGTTCGTCCCGAGCAGCTGATGACCGCGGCACAGCAAGCGATGCGGGTGCTGACCGATCCGGCCGAAACCGGCGCCGTTACGCTGGCTCTGCCTCAAGACGTCCAGGCGGAAGCATACGATTATCCGCTCGCTTTCTTCGAAGAGCGCGTTCACTACATAGACCGGCGCCCGCCTGCGGAAGATTCGCTCCGACGCGCGGCAGAGCTAATGGTAAGTAAACGCAAGCCGCTCATTATTGCTGGCGGCGGCGTTCTCTACTCGGAGGCATCCGAGCAGCTAGCGGCCTTCGCCGAAGCATTCGGCATTCCCGTTGCCGAAACGCAGGCCGGCAAGTCGTCCCTGCCGTGGAACCATCCGCTTCAAGTTGGCGCTATCGGGGTAACAGGATCGCTGGCCGCTAATCTGCTCGCGAAGGAGGCCGACCTGATTATCGGCGTCGGAACGCGTTATTCGGATTTTACGACCTCCTCGAAGTCGGCTTTTGCGAATCCGGACGTCCAATTTCTGAACGTGAACATTAGCGGTTTCGATTCCTATAAGCTAAGCGGCGTTGCGGTTACGTCGGATGCCAGGGAAGGATTGAAAGCGCTTCACGAATTGTTGGTCAAGGCCGGGTACCGTTCCGGCTATGAGCAGGAGGTTTCACGGCTGAAGGAGCAGTGGGATGCGGAAGTGGACCGTCTGTATGCCACGGAGCATCCGGATGGGATCGCACAGACGAGAGCGATCGGCGTCATTAACGAAAGCATCGATCCGTCCGCCGTCGTCCTATGCGCCGCAGGGAGTCTTCCCGGCGACTTGCACCGTCTGTGGAGACCGGTTCAGCCGAAGACCTATCACATGGAATACGGGTTCTCCTGTATGGGCTACGAGATTGCGGGCTCCTTCGGGGCCAAGCTTGCCGAGCCAGACCGAGAGGTGTATACATTCGTCGGCGACGGCAGCTATTTGATGATGCATTCGGAGCTGGTTACCAGCCTTCAGGAACAGCGGAAGATCACGATCCTGTTATTCAACAATCACGGCTTCCAGTGCATTCACAACCTGCAGCGGGGCCACGGAAGCGACGGCTTCGGCAATGAGTTCCGGTACCGCTCGGAAGACAGCGGGCTGCTGACCGGCGGATATATGCCGATCGATTTTGCGGCTAATGCGCGCAGCCTCGGGGCGGCCGCCTACAAGGTGCGATCGGCGGAAGAGCTGAAGCAGGCGCTTGAGGCCGCGAAGCGGGAGACGGTCACGACGCTCATTGAAATTCCGGTCGTGCCGGGAACGAATACGGACGGCTA carries:
- the iolD gene encoding 3D-(3,5/4)-trihydroxycyclohexane-1,2-dione acylhydrolase (decyclizing), whose protein sequence is MNTVRLTMAQALLRFLDNQFISMDGKKTKFVKGVMGIFGHGNVTGIGEALERSPGSLTYIQGKNEQGMVHAATAFAKQSNRKQIYACTSSIGPGALNMVTAAATATVNRIPVLLLPGDNFASRQPDPVLQQLESVTDYTVSATDPFKQVSRYWDRIVRPEQLMTAAQQAMRVLTDPAETGAVTLALPQDVQAEAYDYPLAFFEERVHYIDRRPPAEDSLRRAAELMVSKRKPLIIAGGGVLYSEASEQLAAFAEAFGIPVAETQAGKSSLPWNHPLQVGAIGVTGSLAANLLAKEADLIIGVGTRYSDFTTSSKSAFANPDVQFLNVNISGFDSYKLSGVAVTSDAREGLKALHELLVKAGYRSGYEQEVSRLKEQWDAEVDRLYATEHPDGIAQTRAIGVINESIDPSAVVLCAAGSLPGDLHRLWRPVQPKTYHMEYGFSCMGYEIAGSFGAKLAEPDREVYTFVGDGSYLMMHSELVTSLQEQRKITILLFNNHGFQCIHNLQRGHGSDGFGNEFRYRSEDSGLLTGGYMPIDFAANARSLGAAAYKVRSAEELKQALEAAKRETVTTLIEIPVVPGTNTDGYESWWNVGVPEVSVSDKVRKAHEEMDKRIKSTTLI